One Dioscorea cayenensis subsp. rotundata cultivar TDr96_F1 chromosome 17, TDr96_F1_v2_PseudoChromosome.rev07_lg8_w22 25.fasta, whole genome shotgun sequence DNA window includes the following coding sequences:
- the LOC120280161 gene encoding 60S ribosomal protein L37a: MTKRTKKAGIVGKYGTRYGASLRKQIKKMEVSQHAKYFCEFCGKYAVKRKAVGIWGCKDCGKVKAGGAYTLNTASAVTVRSTIRRLREQTES, encoded by the exons ACGAAGAGAACTAAGAAGGCTGGAATCGTAGGAAAATATG GTACAAGATATGGTGCCAGTTTGCGgaaacaaattaagaaaatggaAGTCTCTCAACATGCAAAATATTTCTGTGAGTTCTGTGGAAAG TATGCCGTGAAAAGAAAAGCAGTTGGGATTTGGGGATGCAAGGACTGTGGGAAGGTGAAGGCTGGAGGAGCTTATACTTTGAA TACCGCCAGCGCTGTTACTGTGAGGAGCACCATTCGCCGCCTGAGAGAACAGACTGAAAGCTGA